The DNA sequence CACCGTGGCGAAGAATTCCCGGTTGAAGGGAGCGCGGTTGTCTCCGGCGTTGGCCGTTTCGACCTTCGACCGGGCTTTGGCCATAGACCTCCTCCGAATAAGCGGCGAACGTCTCCAGAGGGGAAGACTGCAAAGGGTGGGCCAAGCGGCAATGCGGCGTCGTTCGCCGGCGAGGAAGTTTCAACCCAGGAAATTCCGCGCCGTCGAGGAATCTTCCGCATCACGTGTCCCCTGATTCGTTGATCTTCGAGAAGAGAACGGAGGGTATGGGCCTTGCTTATTTCAGTCCGCATGAGAAAGACGGCTTCCCTTTTGTTGGCGCTTTTCGCATCCGCGTCGATGGGATTCGGCGTCGCCGTCCTGTGGTTGCGAGCCTCCGCGCCCCCCTCGTCCTCGGAGGGGCAGGTCAAGCCGCTGTGGACCTGTTCGATGCACCCTCAGGTCATCCAGGATAAGCCCGGGAATTGCCCCATTTGCGGGATGAAGCTTGTCCCGCTCAGGCCGGAGCCCTCCGCCCCGCCGGACCAAGAACGGAAGGTGAAGTATTACTGGGATCCCATGATGAAGCCTCCGTACATCTCGGACAAGCCGGGCAAGAGCCCCATGGGAATGGATCTCATTCCGGTCTACGAGGATGAAGTTCGCGCGGGTCCCACCGTGACCATTGATCCGATCATGACGCAGAACATCGGGATTCGGACCGCGCCGGTCGAGGAAGGGCCCCTCTTCGTGTCGGTTCGAACGGTGGGATACTTTCGGGAGGCGGAACCGCGGCAACGCGACATCACCCTCAAAGTCGGAGGCTGGATCGATAAACTGCATGCCGACACGGAGGGGATCTTCGTCAAAAAGGGAGCTCCGCTCTTCGACCTTTACAGCCCCGAACTCCTGGTCGCGCAGGAGGAACTTCTGACGGCGGTGCGTGCGCTCGATCGGCTCTCCAAGGAGGCCGACTCGGGCCTGCGCACTGACCGTCAGCGGCTCGTCGAAAGCGCTCGCCGCAAGCTCTCTCTTTGGGATGTACCCGCCGAAACGATCGATGCGATCCTCCGCGAAGGAGCCGCCCAACTCCGCATCACGTTCGTCAGTCCGTCCGATGGATACGTCGTCGAGAAGAGGGTCGTGCAGGGATCGGCCGTCGAGGCCGGGATGAAGCTTTTCCGGATCGTGGACCAGAGCATCCTCTGGCTGGATGCCCAAATCTACGAAGCCCAACTGCCCTCTCTGGCCCTGGGACAAAAGGCCAAAGCCATCGTGAGCAGCCTTCCAGGACGCGATTTTGAAGGCGAGGTCGTCTACATCTCCCCATCCGTCCATCCCGCGACGCGGACCGCAGTGGCGCGCCTCAGCTTTCCCAATCCGAACCTCGTCCTCAAGCCCGGCATGTATGCCACGATCGATCTCCGGGTGCGGGTTGCGGGCCGAACGCTCATCGTTCCGCGCGAGGCGGTCCTCGAAACGGGAGTCCGACAGATCGCCTTCGTCGCGCGTGACGGTGGGCATTTCGATCCCCGGATTGTTCGCGTGGGGGCCGAGACGGGGGACGGTCGAGTCCAAATTCTTGAGGGGCTCGCGCCGGGGGAGAAGGTTGTGACGAGCGGGCAGTTCCTCTTGGACGCCGAAAGCCGCATGCGCGAGGCGATCCAGAAGATGACGGGGGAAAACTTGCTCCACCCCCCACCGCCGGCGAAGCCCGAGGAAAAGTCGCGGCCTTCTCACCTCCATTAGGAGGACGTGATGATCCGAAACATCATCGAGTACTCCGTCCGGAATAAGGCGCTCGTCCTTTTCCTCACGGCGATCGTCACCGTGCTCGGTGTCTGGGCCGCCCGCACCATCCGCCTTGACGCGATCCCCGATCTTTCCGACGTGCAGGTCATCATCGTCACGGAGTACCCTGGCCAAGCCCCTCAGGTCGTCGACGACCAGGTCACCTACCCCCTCGCGACCGCGATGCTCTCCGTCCCCGGCTCGACTTTCGTTCGCGGCTACAGCATGTTCGAACTCTCCTTCGTCTACGTCCTCTTCGAGGATGGGACGGACATCTACTGGGCGCGGAGCCGCGTCCTTGAATACCTGAACTTCGCCCGCGACCGCCTGCCCAAGGGAATCGAACCCAAGCTCGGGCCCGACGCCACCGGCGTGGGATGGGTCTATCAGTACGTCCTTCATCCGGGCTACTATTGCCCCGAGCATCCCCGGGGAATCTGGCATGACGCGAAAGGCGCGTGGTTTTCAAAGCCTGGAGAGGGGCTTGCGAAAGTTCGTGCCTTCGACACTCCTGGGCAGTGTCCCCTCGATGGAAGGGACCTCGTCCCCGCAAACCAGGACCTCGCGCAACTGCGGAGTCTTCAGGACTGGTATCTGCGATATCCTCTGACGGCCGTCGAGGGGGTCTCCGAAGTCGCTTCGATCGGCGGTTTCGTCCGCCAGTACCAAGTGGTCCTCGACCCTAACCGCCTCCTGGCATACAAACTGCCGCTCAAGGATGTGGTCATGGCGATCGAGCGCTCGAACCGCGATGTGGGCGGAGCCGTGATCGAAATTTCCGAAAACGAGTACATGGTTCGGAGCCGCGGGTATCTCAATGGACTGAAAGACCTCGGAAAGACGCCCGTCGGCCTGGGCGATGACGGCACTCCCGTGCTCCTGGCGAACGTGGCCGCCCTTGAAGTCGGCGGCGAGATGCGGCGCGGGGTGGGCGAATGGAACGGCCACGGCGAGGCGGTGGGCGGAGTCGTCGTCGCTCGCTTCGGAGAGAACGCCTACAAAGTGAT is a window from the Planctomycetota bacterium genome containing:
- a CDS encoding efflux RND transporter periplasmic adaptor subunit, with the translated sequence MKYYWDPMMKPPYISDKPGKSPMGMDLIPVYEDEVRAGPTVTIDPIMTQNIGIRTAPVEEGPLFVSVRTVGYFREAEPRQRDITLKVGGWIDKLHADTEGIFVKKGAPLFDLYSPELLVAQEELLTAVRALDRLSKEADSGLRTDRQRLVESARRKLSLWDVPAETIDAILREGAAQLRITFVSPSDGYVVEKRVVQGSAVEAGMKLFRIVDQSILWLDAQIYEAQLPSLALGQKAKAIVSSLPGRDFEGEVVYISPSVHPATRTAVARLSFPNPNLVLKPGMYATIDLRVRVAGRTLIVPREAVLETGVRQIAFVARDGGHFDPRIVRVGAETGDGRVQILEGLAPGEKVVTSGQFLLDAESRMREAIQKMTGENLLHPPPPAKPEEKSRPSHLH